A region from the Cystobacter ferrugineus genome encodes:
- a CDS encoding ATP-binding cassette domain-containing protein, with the protein MIDVTNLHKRFGAVTAVEDVSFRAEDGVVTGLLGPNGAGKTTTLRMLYSLIRPDRGSVKVDGMDVADRPLDVRRALGVLPDARGLYPRLTAREHVRYAGELHGLSGAALDTRIAELVELLDMKDIADRRTEGFSQGERMKVALARALVHGPRNVLLDEPTNGLDVMSTRAVRTLIRRLREQGHCIVFSSHVMQEVAALCDRIVVVARGRVVAEGTPDELRARTGKENLEEAFVAIIGSDQGLML; encoded by the coding sequence ATGATCGACGTGACGAACCTGCACAAGCGCTTCGGCGCGGTGACGGCCGTGGAGGACGTGAGCTTCCGCGCCGAGGACGGCGTGGTGACCGGACTGCTCGGGCCCAACGGCGCGGGCAAGACGACCACCCTGCGCATGCTCTACTCGCTCATCCGCCCGGACCGGGGCAGCGTGAAGGTGGATGGCATGGATGTCGCCGATCGCCCCCTGGACGTGCGCCGCGCCCTGGGTGTGCTGCCCGACGCCCGCGGCCTCTACCCGCGCCTCACCGCGCGCGAGCACGTGCGCTACGCCGGAGAGCTGCACGGCCTGTCCGGCGCGGCGCTCGACACGCGCATCGCCGAGCTGGTGGAGCTGCTCGACATGAAGGACATCGCCGACCGGCGCACCGAGGGTTTCAGCCAGGGCGAGCGCATGAAGGTGGCGCTGGCGCGCGCTCTCGTGCACGGGCCGCGCAACGTGCTCCTGGACGAGCCCACCAACGGTCTGGACGTGATGAGCACGCGCGCGGTGCGCACGCTCATCCGCCGCCTGCGTGAGCAGGGCCACTGCATCGTGTTCTCCAGTCACGTGATGCAGGAGGTGGCCGCGCTGTGCGACCGCATCGTGGTGGTGGCGCGAGGCCGCGTGGTGGCGGAGGGCACCCCGGACGAGCTGCGCGCGCGCACGGGCAAGGAGAACCTCGAGGAGGCGTTCGTGGCGATCATCGGCAGTGACCAGGGGTTGATGCTATGA
- a CDS encoding LEA type 2 family protein, whose protein sequence is MKTNRTLLLLAVLGLSLGTGCAALQKMAKNAFKKPTLTFKTARLSQASLSDATVDIVYQLNNPNPLGLSLASISYAFFVEDKQVVAGTPAKGLNIAANGKSELVFPANVRFADIAPVVTTFLTKDSARYKAQGSIGVKTPLGVLSFPLAHEGTFEVPKIPQVQFQSPRITNVTVQGATVEFPLVVKNRNSFALPVAGIGGALKVAGANVGNLATGNLGMLEPGGTKELTLPLKINFASALSAANALRSGGNAQVKLDGQLQSGAQNVPLDIAQLLNFRK, encoded by the coding sequence ATGAAGACGAATCGAACCCTCCTCCTCCTCGCTGTCCTTGGCCTCTCGCTCGGCACCGGCTGCGCCGCACTGCAGAAGATGGCCAAGAACGCCTTCAAGAAACCCACCCTCACCTTCAAGACGGCGCGCCTGTCCCAGGCCTCGCTCTCCGACGCCACCGTCGACATCGTCTACCAGTTGAACAACCCCAACCCGCTGGGCCTCAGCCTGGCGTCGATCAGCTACGCCTTCTTCGTCGAGGACAAGCAGGTGGTGGCGGGCACGCCCGCCAAGGGCCTGAACATCGCGGCCAACGGCAAGTCGGAGCTCGTCTTCCCCGCCAACGTGCGCTTCGCGGACATCGCGCCGGTGGTGACGACGTTCCTCACCAAGGACAGCGCCCGCTACAAGGCCCAGGGCAGCATCGGCGTGAAGACGCCGCTGGGCGTGCTGAGCTTCCCCCTGGCGCACGAGGGCACCTTCGAGGTCCCCAAGATTCCCCAGGTGCAGTTCCAGTCGCCGCGCATCACCAACGTCACCGTGCAGGGCGCCACGGTGGAGTTCCCCCTGGTGGTGAAGAACCGCAACAGCTTCGCCCTGCCGGTGGCGGGCATCGGCGGCGCGCTCAAGGTGGCGGGCGCCAACGTGGGCAACCTCGCCACGGGCAACCTCGGCATGCTGGAGCCCGGTGGCACCAAGGAGCTCACCCTTCCCCTGAAGATCAACTTCGCCAGCGCCCTGTCCGCGGCCAACGCCCTGCGCTCGGGGGGCAACGCCCAGGTGAAGCTCGACGGCCAGTTGCAGTCCGGCGCCCAGAACGTGCCGCTGGACATCGCCCAACTCCTGAATTTCCGGAAGTAA
- a CDS encoding alpha/beta fold hydrolase, with protein MVMPSQEVRVDGCLLRYADSGGEGTPIVFTHGAGADHHMFDAQYDRLAMSGHRVVVWDMRGHGASRPNGESFTGERAHQDLLALIEHLRLFKPVLAGHSLGGNLSQAAVRRSPGSYRALIVMGSTWNTGPLTATERFLLKLAAPSLALVPESRLPLLMARASAVTSAAREDAVRAFAQMSKPRFIEVWKATVGFVTPEPSYRTPLPLCLIRGSADETGNIATAMPRWAAAEGISEHVIPGAGHLVSQDAPEAVTAVIERFVSTLPRV; from the coding sequence ATGGTGATGCCGAGCCAGGAAGTTCGTGTCGACGGGTGCCTTCTCCGCTATGCGGACAGCGGAGGCGAAGGAACACCGATCGTGTTCACTCACGGGGCAGGCGCCGACCATCACATGTTCGACGCGCAATACGACCGGCTCGCGATGTCGGGGCACCGGGTGGTGGTCTGGGACATGCGCGGACACGGGGCATCCAGGCCGAACGGCGAATCCTTCACCGGGGAGCGCGCACACCAGGATCTCCTCGCGCTCATCGAGCACTTGCGACTGTTCAAGCCGGTGCTCGCTGGGCACTCGCTGGGTGGCAATCTCTCCCAGGCGGCCGTTCGGCGGAGCCCCGGGTCCTACAGGGCCCTCATCGTGATGGGCTCCACCTGGAACACGGGGCCGCTCACCGCCACCGAGCGTTTCCTGCTCAAGCTGGCGGCCCCGTCACTCGCGTTGGTGCCAGAGTCGAGACTTCCGCTTCTCATGGCGCGCGCGTCGGCGGTGACGTCCGCCGCTCGGGAAGACGCGGTTCGCGCGTTCGCGCAGATGAGCAAGCCGCGGTTCATCGAGGTCTGGAAGGCGACGGTCGGATTCGTCACGCCCGAGCCCTCGTACCGGACTCCACTCCCTCTCTGTTTGATCAGGGGCTCCGCCGACGAGACGGGAAACATCGCCACCGCGATGCCACGGTGGGCCGCGGCAGAGGGGATCTCCGAACACGTCATCCCTGGCGCGGGTCACCTTGTCAGCCAAGATGCGCCAGAGGCTGTCACCGCGGTCATCGAGAGGTTTGTCTCCACGCTTCCGCGCGTGTGA
- the panD gene encoding aspartate 1-decarboxylase — MRRILFKSKIHRATVTQADLDYEGSVTIDRDLLRAADILPFEKVAVWNVTQGTRLETYALEGEAGSGVICINGAAAHLNKPGDLVIIATFAEVEEHEARSWKPTVVFVDAANRIVPGVKEEIPGPARRIA; from the coding sequence ATGCGCCGAATCCTCTTCAAGTCCAAAATCCACCGCGCGACCGTGACCCAGGCCGATCTGGATTACGAGGGCTCGGTCACGATCGACCGGGACCTCTTGCGCGCCGCCGACATCCTTCCCTTCGAGAAGGTGGCGGTGTGGAACGTGACGCAGGGCACCCGCCTGGAGACGTACGCGCTGGAGGGTGAGGCGGGCAGCGGCGTCATCTGCATCAATGGCGCGGCGGCGCACCTGAACAAGCCGGGGGACCTGGTCATCATCGCCACCTTCGCCGAGGTGGAGGAGCACGAGGCGAGGAGCTGGAAGCCGACGGTGGTGTTCGTGGACGCCGCCAACCGCATCGTGCCCGGGGTGAAGGAGGAGATTCCCGGCCCGGCGCGGCGCATCGCCTGA
- a CDS encoding FHA domain-containing protein, whose product MFNITVGFIGENSTQTGILKRREIAIGRDPANDLVLDNGSVSRTHCRLVAIEGATIVLDENSKNGTWLNGKPVDHPSVLKFEDELVIGPYSLRVQSLVGQSIAQEAPGGVALNPRLGRTSSSAPGQTSLIKGLSTLETRRQELRWLMREPVAHPRVDGLLRAALRDDDLEVRLTGALTAARLRARELLPVLQSSDTPSLLQEVDEPRERRFLEQLWYGVIRYLQERRNPGDTVPGRDPLRPLWQLLAGDLEVKDSASLLLHSLSTPLETGPEPTALPPGVVEEGGLYFLRRSGVPLQWVAPIEHWLGAPPVRRVLSSGFFVARVPMDRPLAKWVGQPQPVRVVSDHEQVWLGSCKEAERLCAQLSELEGVTLRLPTADEWEMAARGTDGRRYPWGNMPQEDWEECSSPWGVDHLVGDVPEWTLEPDSGTQLLRGGVEARTWVRHPVYEGEEEFAAALRFVISGV is encoded by the coding sequence GTGTTCAACATCACTGTCGGGTTCATTGGTGAGAACAGCACCCAGACGGGGATCCTCAAGAGGCGGGAGATCGCCATCGGGAGGGATCCCGCGAACGATCTCGTCCTCGATAACGGAAGCGTCTCACGCACCCACTGTCGACTGGTTGCCATTGAAGGAGCCACCATCGTGTTGGACGAGAACTCGAAGAACGGAACCTGGCTCAACGGCAAGCCCGTGGACCACCCTTCCGTGCTCAAATTCGAGGACGAACTGGTCATCGGACCCTACTCCCTGCGCGTCCAGTCCCTCGTGGGACAGAGCATCGCCCAGGAGGCCCCCGGGGGGGTCGCTTTGAACCCACGCCTCGGGCGAACGTCTTCCTCCGCCCCGGGACAGACGTCGCTGATCAAGGGATTGTCGACCCTGGAGACCCGGCGGCAGGAGCTGCGCTGGCTCATGCGCGAGCCGGTCGCCCATCCGCGGGTGGATGGGCTGTTGCGCGCGGCCCTGAGGGATGACGACCTGGAGGTGCGTCTGACGGGCGCCCTGACGGCGGCGCGGCTGCGCGCCCGCGAGCTGCTGCCCGTGCTGCAGTCCTCGGACACGCCCTCGCTGTTGCAGGAGGTGGACGAGCCGCGCGAGCGCCGCTTCCTCGAGCAGCTCTGGTACGGGGTCATCCGCTACCTCCAGGAGCGCCGTAACCCAGGGGACACGGTGCCTGGGAGGGATCCCCTCCGGCCGCTGTGGCAGCTCCTCGCCGGGGACCTCGAGGTGAAGGACTCGGCCTCGCTGCTGCTCCACTCGCTGAGCACCCCCCTGGAGACGGGGCCCGAGCCCACCGCCCTGCCCCCGGGCGTGGTGGAGGAAGGCGGCCTGTACTTCCTGCGCCGCTCGGGGGTGCCCCTGCAGTGGGTGGCCCCCATCGAGCACTGGCTGGGCGCGCCCCCCGTGCGCCGCGTGCTCTCCTCGGGCTTCTTCGTGGCCCGCGTCCCCATGGATCGCCCCCTGGCCAAGTGGGTGGGTCAGCCGCAACCCGTCCGTGTCGTCTCTGACCACGAGCAGGTGTGGCTGGGTTCGTGCAAGGAGGCGGAGCGGCTGTGCGCCCAGCTCTCGGAGCTCGAGGGCGTCACGCTGCGTCTGCCCACGGCGGACGAGTGGGAGATGGCGGCACGCGGCACGGATGGGCGGCGCTACCCGTGGGGCAACATGCCTCAGGAGGACTGGGAGGAGTGCTCCTCGCCGTGGGGGGTGGACCACCTGGTGGGGGACGTGCCCGAGTGGACGCTCGAGCCGGACAGCGGCACCCAGTTGCTGCGTGGAGGCGTGGAGGCGCGCACGTGGGTGCGCCATCCCGTCTACGAGGGCGAGGAGGAGTTCGCCGCCGCGCTCCGGTTCGTCATCTCCGGCGTCTGA
- a CDS encoding ABC transporter permease: MKSLLSTVFRKEMRDHLRDHRSVWSAVGMTLLGPILFGVMFTVMASWLNKDKPLELPVLGRSHAPSLVAYLERSGATLTEPPADYEARIQAGKLDTVLIIPEDYGEDFAAGRTAKVHLVMDNSRNQARTTIRRVQQLLNGYSGLLGAQRLLARGVAPELASPLKVEEVDLSTPERLAASLLSIIPIFLVFAAFSGGMNVAIDAMAGERERGSLESLLLNPVRREALVVGKWLAAVVFAVAATTLCLVAFLLVMNRVPLQDLGVKVRLDPLAVLGLWAGVLPLALMASAGQMLLSTFARSFKEAQTYMQMLSLLPTLPGMVLVLSPVQSQTWMFAVPVLGQEMLVQELMRGEPLGPLPFVLGLVSCAALALGFLAWTARLLRDERIIFGRS; the protein is encoded by the coding sequence ATGAAGTCGCTGCTCTCCACGGTGTTTCGCAAGGAGATGCGCGACCACCTGCGCGACCACCGCTCGGTGTGGAGCGCGGTGGGCATGACCCTGTTGGGGCCCATCCTCTTCGGGGTGATGTTCACGGTGATGGCCTCCTGGCTCAACAAGGACAAGCCCCTGGAGCTGCCCGTGTTGGGCCGCTCCCATGCCCCGAGCCTCGTCGCCTACCTGGAGCGCTCCGGCGCCACGCTCACCGAGCCTCCCGCGGACTACGAGGCGCGCATCCAGGCCGGCAAGCTGGACACCGTGCTCATCATCCCCGAGGACTACGGCGAGGACTTCGCCGCGGGCCGCACCGCCAAGGTGCACCTCGTCATGGACAACTCGCGCAACCAGGCGCGCACCACCATCCGCCGGGTACAGCAGTTGCTCAACGGGTACTCGGGACTGCTGGGGGCTCAGCGGCTGCTCGCGCGCGGGGTGGCGCCGGAGCTCGCCTCGCCCCTCAAGGTGGAAGAGGTGGACCTGTCCACGCCGGAGCGGCTGGCGGCGAGCCTGCTGTCCATCATCCCCATCTTCCTCGTGTTCGCCGCCTTCTCGGGCGGGATGAACGTGGCCATCGACGCCATGGCGGGCGAGCGCGAGCGCGGCTCGCTGGAGTCCCTGCTGCTCAACCCCGTGCGGCGCGAGGCGCTCGTGGTAGGCAAGTGGCTCGCCGCCGTGGTGTTCGCCGTCGCGGCGACGACGCTGTGCCTCGTGGCCTTCCTCCTGGTGATGAACCGGGTGCCCCTGCAGGACCTGGGCGTGAAGGTGCGGTTGGATCCGCTCGCGGTGCTGGGCCTGTGGGCGGGCGTGCTGCCCCTGGCACTCATGGCCTCGGCGGGACAGATGCTCCTGTCCACCTTCGCGCGCTCCTTCAAGGAAGCGCAGACGTACATGCAGATGTTGTCGCTGCTGCCCACGCTGCCCGGCATGGTGCTGGTGCTCTCGCCCGTGCAGAGCCAGACGTGGATGTTCGCCGTGCCGGTGCTGGGTCAGGAGATGCTGGTGCAAGAATTGATGCGCGGTGAGCCCCTCGGCCCGCTGCCCTTCGTGCTGGGGCTCGTGAGCTGTGCGGCGCTCGCCCTGGGGTTCCTCGCGTGGACGGCCCGCCTGCTGCGCGACGAGCGCATCATCTTCGGCCGCTCCTGA
- a CDS encoding alpha/beta hydrolase, which yields MSTLRPREFRWLSVVLGALLSLSACSRSAGGESNRTLPLAPCRLEGVGRQALCGTLEVWEDRAAKQGRKVPLKVVVVPALASSPLSDPLVLLAGGPGQGAAKLAGQVMPLLERIQRQRDLVFVDQRGTGDSRPLECDPVPPTAPLTEQFDDTFHEKEIRACLASYDADVRLYTTPIAMDDLDEVRAALGYDKLNLWGVSYGTRAALVYLRQHPEHVRTVILDGVAPMSLVLPLYVARDGQRSLDLLLTGCEKDAVCSQRYPDLRGRFTALLESLAREPLRTRVQHPLTGASEDVILTRTAFVGALHSLLYQPETAAMLPLVVDRATQGDWGPFVALYVTMHGGLEKNMSQGMHLSVVCSEDAPLITEEALVRETRGSWMGERELRDTLQACELWPRGSVPAGYRDPVTSDVPVLLLSGELDPVTPPQWAEDAKKTLSNSLHVVLPGVGHGTYTVGCARTLMSDFVTRGSVKGLEPKCRESLARPPFFTSFAGPVP from the coding sequence TTGAGCACCTTGAGACCGCGCGAATTCCGCTGGTTGTCCGTCGTGCTCGGCGCCTTGTTGTCGCTCTCCGCCTGCTCCCGGAGCGCGGGCGGGGAGTCGAACCGTACGCTGCCGCTCGCTCCGTGCCGCCTGGAAGGCGTGGGCCGGCAGGCCCTGTGCGGCACCCTGGAGGTGTGGGAGGACCGCGCGGCGAAGCAGGGGCGCAAGGTGCCCTTGAAGGTGGTGGTGGTGCCCGCGCTCGCCTCCTCGCCCCTGTCGGACCCGCTGGTGCTCCTGGCCGGTGGCCCCGGACAGGGCGCCGCGAAGCTGGCCGGACAGGTGATGCCGCTGCTCGAGCGCATCCAACGCCAGAGGGATCTCGTCTTCGTGGACCAGCGCGGCACCGGTGACTCGCGGCCCCTCGAGTGCGATCCCGTCCCCCCCACCGCGCCGCTCACCGAGCAGTTCGACGACACCTTCCACGAGAAGGAGATCCGCGCGTGCCTGGCCAGCTACGACGCGGACGTGCGCCTGTACACCACGCCCATCGCCATGGATGACCTGGACGAGGTGCGCGCGGCGCTCGGCTACGACAAGCTCAACCTGTGGGGCGTGTCCTACGGCACGCGCGCCGCGCTCGTGTACCTGCGCCAGCACCCCGAGCACGTGCGCACCGTCATCCTCGATGGCGTGGCGCCCATGTCGCTCGTGCTCCCCCTCTACGTCGCGCGCGATGGCCAGCGCTCGTTGGATCTGCTGCTCACGGGCTGCGAAAAGGACGCGGTGTGCTCCCAGCGCTACCCGGACCTGCGCGGCCGCTTCACCGCGCTCCTGGAGAGCCTGGCGCGCGAGCCCCTGAGGACCCGTGTGCAGCACCCCCTCACCGGTGCCTCCGAGGATGTGATCCTCACCCGCACGGCCTTCGTGGGCGCGCTGCACTCCCTGCTCTACCAGCCCGAGACGGCCGCCATGCTCCCGCTCGTGGTGGACCGCGCCACCCAGGGCGATTGGGGGCCCTTCGTCGCCCTCTACGTCACGATGCACGGCGGCCTCGAGAAGAACATGAGCCAGGGCATGCACCTGTCCGTGGTGTGCTCCGAGGACGCGCCCCTCATCACCGAGGAGGCCCTCGTGCGCGAGACGCGCGGCTCCTGGATGGGCGAGCGCGAGCTGCGCGACACGCTCCAGGCGTGTGAGCTGTGGCCTCGGGGCAGCGTGCCCGCGGGCTACCGCGACCCGGTGACGTCGGACGTGCCCGTGTTGCTCCTGTCCGGTGAGCTGGATCCCGTGACGCCGCCCCAGTGGGCCGAGGACGCGAAGAAGACGCTGTCCAACAGCCTGCACGTGGTGCTGCCCGGCGTGGGCCACGGAACGTATACCGTCGGGTGCGCGCGCACGCTGATGTCGGACTTCGTGACGCGCGGGAGCGTGAAGGGACTCGAGCCCAAGTGCCGCGAGAGCCTGGCCCGTCCTCCCTTCTTCACCTCCTTCGCGGGGCCGGTGCCATGA
- a CDS encoding TIGR02587 family membrane protein: MTESLREYGRGIAGGLLFSLPLLYTMEVWWAGFITRPVHLLMYLLGTFVLLLGYNRYGGFRRDVNWSEVFTDSVEELGLGLLVSTAVLFLIGRLTADSSWPEVVGMVTVEAGTVAIGISVGSAQFGGGGGGGDEGGKEGDESEERDAADHVPGQLVIGFCGAVLFAANVAPTEEIVMIAVELTPVRLLGTALLSLLLGGLILYQLDFTGAHHFTRHRRLSDVLMGTVLTYALALASSALVLWFFGRFDGNGLSICVAQVVVLGFAGTLGASAGRLLIQS; the protein is encoded by the coding sequence GTGACGGAATCCCTGCGCGAGTACGGCCGGGGCATCGCGGGCGGACTGCTCTTCAGCCTGCCGCTGCTCTACACGATGGAGGTGTGGTGGGCGGGCTTCATCACCCGGCCCGTCCACCTGTTGATGTATCTGCTGGGCACCTTCGTGCTGCTGCTCGGCTACAACCGCTATGGCGGCTTCCGGCGGGACGTGAACTGGAGCGAGGTGTTCACGGACTCGGTGGAGGAGCTGGGGTTGGGGCTGTTGGTGTCCACGGCGGTGCTCTTCCTGATTGGCCGCCTCACCGCGGACAGCTCGTGGCCGGAGGTGGTGGGGATGGTGACGGTGGAGGCGGGCACCGTGGCCATCGGGATCTCGGTGGGCAGCGCGCAGTTCGGCGGTGGGGGCGGAGGCGGAGACGAGGGTGGCAAGGAAGGAGACGAGTCGGAGGAACGTGACGCGGCCGATCACGTGCCCGGCCAGCTCGTCATCGGCTTCTGCGGAGCGGTGCTCTTCGCGGCCAACGTGGCGCCCACGGAGGAGATCGTGATGATCGCCGTGGAGCTGACCCCCGTGCGACTGCTGGGCACGGCGCTGCTGTCGCTGCTGCTCGGAGGGCTCATCCTGTACCAGCTCGACTTCACGGGAGCACACCACTTCACGAGGCATCGCCGGCTCAGTGACGTGCTGATGGGCACGGTCCTCACCTACGCGCTGGCGCTCGCCTCCAGTGCGTTGGTGCTGTGGTTCTTCGGCCGCTTCGACGGCAATGGGTTGTCCATCTGCGTGGCGCAGGTGGTGGTGCTGGGATTCGCGGGGACGCTCGGCGCCTCCGCGGGAAGGCTGCTCATCCAATCATGA
- a CDS encoding GGDEF domain-containing protein produces MSERAPQVCPRTGAYLRPHFEELLARAVSDAHQARLPLTVLWVDVDETQEGNDAHGREAMDGALSALVDELAAELDGRGPIGRTEGDAFAALLYAVTPDMGERLAERMRRRFAARRFGPEPAGFHLTVSVGVAALRPQEPYGNLLDAAEAACLQAKQAGRDRVVRR; encoded by the coding sequence ATGAGCGAACGCGCCCCCCAGGTGTGTCCCCGGACGGGCGCCTACCTGCGGCCCCACTTCGAGGAGCTGCTGGCACGCGCCGTGTCGGACGCGCACCAGGCGCGGCTGCCCCTCACGGTGCTGTGGGTGGACGTGGATGAGACCCAGGAGGGCAACGACGCGCACGGCCGCGAGGCGATGGACGGCGCGTTGAGCGCGCTGGTGGACGAGCTGGCCGCGGAGCTGGACGGGCGCGGGCCCATCGGACGCACGGAGGGGGACGCCTTCGCGGCGCTGCTCTACGCGGTGACCCCGGACATGGGCGAGCGGCTCGCCGAGCGGATGCGCCGCCGGTTCGCGGCGAGGCGGTTCGGCCCGGAGCCGGCGGGCTTCCACCTCACGGTGTCGGTGGGCGTCGCGGCGCTGCGGCCCCAGGAGCCGTATGGCAACCTGCTCGACGCGGCCGAGGCGGCATGTCTGCAGGCGAAGCAGGCGGGGCGGGACCGGGTGGTGCGGCGCTAG
- a CDS encoding sigma-54-dependent Fis family transcriptional regulator codes for MAGGNKDAAGGAEGAAGRKGREHEPDTSSGWNPPYREPKALRVQREGIEDLVSPLYPDRAYIFGRSPESTVVFSHEAVSRQHGRLSLREDRRWVYRDLDSKNGSYVGRPEAPGKETRVRFHRLTPSKDRVLEAGDMVLLGNSRSRITLLAEMPLEGGARPHTAPRVSSATVQLERSIDRCARHPLPVFLRGDSGTGKTFIAREIHRRGGLEGSFVILNCGRLPQDPASLTSELLGHLKGAYTGASLARVGKLYGANGGTLFLDEVEFLPRIAQDFLVDVLEGTGSLAPLGAPADFREPPPRFRLISASKVPLRQTDLRPDLAQRLAAGDFIILPTLEERREDIPHLVATFLHRLKVEQQYDAQLTPEALDFLARASWPGQIRELESTVRTVVAREAAQQSLDGTASAPALITLEAVRSYLEQRALGFGGAPAPPHLPRTGPAPVDTLAPVRKRPSALTAQDIQEALARQRGNKTRTAADLGIALNTLKARMKALGLS; via the coding sequence ATGGCAGGCGGGAACAAGGACGCAGCAGGCGGGGCCGAGGGGGCTGCGGGGCGGAAGGGACGGGAGCACGAGCCGGACACGTCCTCGGGGTGGAATCCGCCGTACCGCGAGCCCAAGGCGCTGCGCGTGCAGCGCGAGGGCATCGAGGACCTGGTGTCCCCGCTGTATCCGGACCGGGCCTACATCTTCGGGCGGTCGCCGGAGTCCACCGTGGTCTTCTCCCACGAGGCGGTGAGCCGGCAGCACGGGCGCCTGTCGCTGCGCGAGGATCGCCGGTGGGTGTACCGGGATCTCGACTCGAAGAATGGCAGCTATGTGGGCCGTCCGGAGGCGCCCGGCAAGGAGACCCGGGTGCGCTTCCATCGCCTCACCCCCTCGAAGGATCGGGTGCTCGAGGCGGGGGACATGGTGCTGCTGGGCAACAGCAGGAGCCGCATCACCCTGCTGGCCGAGATGCCCCTGGAAGGCGGGGCCCGTCCCCACACCGCGCCGCGTGTCTCCTCGGCCACGGTGCAGCTCGAGCGCTCCATCGACCGGTGCGCCCGCCACCCGCTGCCAGTGTTCCTCCGAGGCGACTCGGGCACGGGCAAGACGTTCATCGCGCGGGAAATCCACCGCCGTGGCGGCCTGGAGGGCAGCTTCGTCATCCTCAACTGCGGGCGGCTGCCGCAGGATCCCGCCTCGCTCACCAGTGAATTGCTCGGGCACCTCAAGGGCGCGTACACGGGCGCGTCGCTCGCGCGGGTAGGCAAGCTCTACGGCGCCAACGGCGGCACGCTCTTCCTGGACGAGGTGGAGTTCCTGCCCCGCATCGCCCAGGACTTCCTCGTGGACGTGCTGGAGGGCACCGGGAGCCTCGCGCCGCTGGGCGCTCCGGCGGACTTCCGCGAGCCCCCGCCCCGCTTCCGCCTCATCTCCGCCTCCAAGGTGCCCCTGCGGCAGACGGACCTGCGGCCGGACCTGGCGCAGCGGCTCGCCGCAGGCGACTTCATCATCCTGCCCACGCTCGAGGAGCGGCGCGAGGACATCCCCCACCTGGTGGCCACCTTCCTGCACCGGCTCAAGGTCGAGCAGCAGTACGACGCCCAGCTCACCCCCGAGGCGCTCGACTTCCTCGCGCGGGCGAGCTGGCCCGGGCAGATCCGCGAGCTGGAGTCCACCGTGCGCACGGTGGTGGCGCGCGAGGCGGCCCAGCAGTCACTGGACGGGACCGCGAGCGCGCCGGCCCTCATCACGCTCGAGGCGGTGCGCTCCTATCTGGAGCAGCGCGCGTTGGGCTTCGGGGGCGCGCCGGCGCCGCCGCACCTGCCGAGGACGGGCCCCGCTCCGGTGGACACCCTGGCCCCGGTGCGCAAGCGTCCCAGCGCCCTGACCGCCCAGGACATCCAGGAGGCCCTGGCCCGGCAGCGCGGCAACAAGACCCGGACCGCGGCGGATCTGGGCATCGCGCTCAACACGCTCAAGGCCCGGATGAAGGCGCTGGGGCTCTCGTGA
- a CDS encoding EcsC family protein, translated as MAFYDPITDTVKKLTPAELKKLADTKLTDLVQQEVPRARKRVLELEQRYPSAGVRERAQRLIDEKKHVASMTGGIFGAFGLMGLPMDLTVMAWLQLTLLVDLATLYKVNLKGTHAINELLDLYGYTTGVGSIQRSGPRVLGKVAEVLLTKGGMQTLGRAMPLVAAPVTAYLNNQHIQKVGDNAVRFYEGFHKAHAKTRAASHK; from the coding sequence ATGGCGTTCTATGATCCCATCACCGACACGGTGAAGAAGCTCACCCCCGCGGAGCTGAAGAAGCTGGCGGACACGAAGCTCACGGACCTGGTGCAGCAGGAGGTGCCACGCGCGCGCAAGCGGGTGCTGGAGCTGGAGCAACGCTACCCGTCCGCGGGCGTGCGCGAGCGGGCCCAGCGGCTCATCGACGAGAAGAAGCACGTGGCGAGCATGACCGGGGGCATCTTCGGCGCCTTCGGGCTCATGGGGCTGCCCATGGATCTCACGGTGATGGCGTGGTTGCAGCTCACGCTGCTGGTGGACCTGGCCACGCTGTACAAGGTGAACCTCAAGGGCACGCACGCGATCAACGAGCTGTTGGACCTGTACGGCTACACGACGGGCGTGGGGAGCATCCAGCGCTCGGGGCCACGGGTGCTGGGCAAGGTGGCCGAGGTGCTGCTCACGAAGGGGGGCATGCAGACGCTCGGACGGGCGATGCCGCTGGTCGCCGCGCCGGTGACGGCCTATCTCAACAACCAGCACATCCAGAAGGTGGGCGACAACGCGGTGCGCTTCTACGAGGGTTTCCACAAGGCGCACGCGAAGACACGCGCCGCCTCGCACAAGTGA